AAGCGAAAACTCAACACCCGATCTACGGCTGGATTCCCGTCGGCCACGTCGCGCGTTACGAAGCTGGCGAGCGGCCGTGGCGCGGAAAGTGGATTTCGGCTCAGAAGGAAGCCGAAATTCGACGCGACTTCGAAAACGCGTGGGAAGTCCGCAGCGAGCACTTCGAGGTAAAAACTAACACGAGTCTGGAAGAAGGTGTGGAGATTTCGCGCAAGCTGGAGGTGTTCTATCGCTGGCTGCAATCGCATTTCGCCGGCTTCTTTGATACTCCGGACGCCCTGGAAGAAAAGTTCGAACAGGCCAACGCGCGACGTCGCGGCCAGACTGTGTTCAAGCCAATGAAGGTGCTCTATTTTGCCACTCGCGAAGAATACGATCGCCGGATGCGTGGCAAGATTCCGCCCGGCCAGATCACCAACGGGCTGTACTGGGAACCCGACAGCACTTCTTACTTTTTCCGCAACCCGGAAGACGCGGACCAAAGTACGGTCTTTCACGAAGCGACGCACCAAATTTTGGACCTGGCGACTCGCAGCGACAGAGTTGCTGCGGCGAAAAAACGCCAGCATGTGTTACGACAACCTCGCGCAGAACGCTGGAAGGTGGGTGACAAATCAAACTTTTGGATCATCGAAGGGCTGGCCTCCTATTTCGAATCGTTCGAAGTGAACGAAGGAGTCGCCAGTGTCGGCCGGCCGGACTTTATTCGATTCGTCGGCGCGAGGCAGCGTTACCTTGTGGACAATTTCTTCATCCCGACCCAAACCTTCTGCAGCCTTGGTCAGGAGCACTTCATGTCGCATCCCAACCGAGCTCAGTTCTACACTCAAGCCTCGGGCCTGTGTCACTTCCTGCTGCATCACGACGACGGTATGTACCGTGACGACCTCGTGAAACTGTTGTCAGCCGTCTACCGCCCGGACCTGCGCAACGTGCTGGAACAGCCTTCGCTGGAAAAGATTACTCAGGTACGTTTCAGCACGCTGGATCAGCAGTATCGTGATCACCTTGAAAGCCTGGAAACTGACAGCGAGTGACCGGCTACTGAAGCGCTTCCACCACTTCTGCCAGAAGCACGGTCGCGAAAGACCCCGAAGACAATCCGAAGGTCGCCTGAATCGCTCCGTCTGGCAGCAGCGACGCCGACACGTCTGTCGGGAATTCAACAAAGCCGCGTCGCACGCCGGGCGTCAGCTTCGGATAGCGGCGGAAGTCGTCGTCCGTGATTCCAAGGTCCGCCAACCGATCGACTTCCTGTTGCAGGATGACGCCCGTCGCTGCCACCATTTTGGGCCCTGGCAGTGGCCCCATCGGCACCAGTGCGTCCTCAGCCGTGTCGCCTCGTTCGTCAAACAGAAACGGGCGGATGCCACCTTTTCGACAAACCACATCGCCAGACTTCGGGCTCGTAAACGACTCGTCCTGAACGCGGTCCGCCAGCACCAGATTGAACACGGCCGACTGAACCGCAGAAGCGACAAGGCGTTTCATCCGTCGACGTTGTTGCGGTTTCCAACGAGGTGCCGACTCGCTGTCCTGCAGCACCGCAATTCCGTCACGTACCGAATTGCCGTCGAAACCAAATCGTTGTGGGCCGAAGTAGTTCGGAAAGCCAGTCGTCGCCAACCCCGTCAGCCGCTGCCGCACTTCATCGGCCTGCGATTCTGTAAAGCACTCTCCGGCAGGATCACGCAGTACGATGCGAAATCGGTTTCCCTGAAGGTGCCCGGTGCGTAATTTGTTTCCGTGAGCCGAAAGCGACAGGATTCTGATCTGGCTATCCGAAAAATCACTCAGCCGTGCTTCGCAGCTTCGTGGTAAGGAAACGAACTGCCGAGTCACCGCTCGGCGATCCTTTTGCCCGGCAACGCCGATGTCGCGCGCCGAGACTTTTAGTTGTCGGGCGAGTCGGGAAATCAATTCTCCGCCGGAGACATCCGTCTTTTCCACCCACAGATACAGATGTTCGCCGGTGCCATCCGGTAGATAGGTTGGAATTTCATCCACCTGAAAATCGTCCG
This DNA window, taken from Fuerstiella marisgermanici, encodes the following:
- the truD gene encoding tRNA pseudouridine(13) synthase TruD encodes the protein MEFETLLPRIIRPPAANAPVLKVARIRMTPDDFQVDEIPTYLPDGTGEHLYLWVEKTDVSGGELISRLARQLKVSARDIGVAGQKDRRAVTRQFVSLPRSCEARLSDFSDSQIRILSLSAHGNKLRTGHLQGNRFRIVLRDPAGECFTESQADEVRQRLTGLATTGFPNYFGPQRFGFDGNSVRDGIAVLQDSESAPRWKPQQRRRMKRLVASAVQSAVFNLVLADRVQDESFTSPKSGDVVCRKGGIRPFLFDERGDTAEDALVPMGPLPGPKMVAATGVILQQEVDRLADLGITDDDFRRYPKLTPGVRRGFVEFPTDVSASLLPDGAIQATFGLSSGSFATVLLAEVVEALQ